A single window of Aspergillus oryzae RIB40 DNA, chromosome 8 DNA harbors:
- a CDS encoding uncharacterized protein (enoyl reductase domain of yeast-type FAS1): MASTPSSGSYDLAIVTPTEDHSLRSFSLSQGNVQQTFLVSTQDGAFLDQQKASFLQSYSKDQSILGLVFEFLQFLLDEACPPAPLGAFLGAIESQCVRDANIHDLIVSEPEAKNIIRTYYRAHAVAGLNPRPAPSGLFSTVNIEAHRILMAFGGQGSTNLVCVDELADLYSLYQPLLEPLIASVAPALASLSREPSTLQHYLGREIDLYSWLTIPESRPDRAFTATAAVSFPIIGLLDMAHYYVLGKLLDSDSPKRLRSALQGLTGHSQGIIVAAAVAQADTWASFLAQAQWAIRLLFWMGYECHTAAPASPLSSAAIRDSIEHGEGSPSWLLSVRGLRSPALDALITDCNRRLPESEHLSIGLINTERNIVVAGSPRSLRGLCLRLREIEADDGQDQSRVPFRQRKPVVHHTFLPVSAPFHSSHLRAAADRVKERFPDASSPQVGDLLTAVYHTRTGQDMREMFSPSNNLIHSLVEAVACETVDWPATLQVSRSKPPSHIVLLSSSRLSDLVSEIVDGRGVRIIAGTVLAPTDPAVLGGKAELLTTKPSQAPTPWAELFKARLVAGPDGRPILETRLSQLLQAPPIITAGMTPTTVHWDFVAAVMQAGYHVELAGGGYFDAAGMTTAIEKLAAHVPPGRGITCNLIYASPHSIAFQIPLIRSMIQRGIPIDGLTIGAGVPSQDVVNEWIQTLGIKHLSLKPGSIAAIYEVIEIAKKHPTFPIILQWTGGRGGGHHSCEDFHEPLLQTYRDIRRCSNLYLVVGSGFGQADQMHPYITGEWSLSFGRPVMPCDGILIGSRMMVAREAHTSPQAKELILAAAGVADSEWEQSFKKPTGGVLTVQSEMGQPIHKLATRGVRLWHEMDKTIFSLPRDKRVAALNARKAEIIRRLSADFAKPWFGYNAAGDAVDLEDMTYTEVIARLIRLVYVSHQHRWIDPSYRQLVLDFTYRTLERVSNADYATDKLDLSQPEQFVEQVQQLCPAATTRRLHPDDVRFFLTICKQRGRKPVNFIPALDEDFEYWFKKDSLWQSEDVDSIIDQDADRVCILQGPVAVQYSRRADQSAREILDEIHHGLANHFEEGPSQSDRPSLAISEMVSARVTVTESNTHRIIRPTSESLPSVEDWQAFLASQVTGSVRSAIMAEEVLRGSQRQANPLRRVLEPRTGQSIQIPLDGRDLRLVEDAKNRPLVHIKPSGDQEVAVDFYYYDFVETPGNLRFTYKFDSKSLSLVENLDGRDDRVKLFYAHLWLGRADLSYHRLSEVFEGEEITLSSDLHRHLHNALRHTVPDATASATTNTLPLEAAIIAAWKPLMEPLFVAELQGDLLRLVHLSNSIRYTPGAAPLEVNDVVATKSQVRAVTIKETGKTISVEAQIFRSKTLVATVTSEFFIKGSFSDYETTFSHQDEAAIELKVQSAIDEALLRDREWFLLDDPTQSLIDKTLVFRLHTVTRWKDQSTFTSLKTTGSIYTKHWNGTEQKVGTVASEVVECHGNPVIDFLQRKGTVVQEKVPLKHPGLIDNGSRTIRLPLDNALYSSVSKDYNPIHTSSVFARFADLPGTITHGMYTAAVSRAVTECLAADGETGRLRSFSASFVGMVLPGDQLTVRIRHEAMCHGRMVLSVAAYREGTDEKVLQGEAEVEQRTSAYLFTGQGSQAQNMGMQLYDSSAVARSVWDEVDRRLLDQYGWSILNVVRANPKQITIHFRGARGRRIRDNYLAMRTETRMPDGSTRLEPILRDLTAKSESYTFFDSRGLLYATQFAQPAILLMEKAAFEDMKANGLIQEGAAFAGHSLGEYGVLASLVDFLPFEMMMSVVFYRGLVMQFTMERDSNGHTGFSMVAVSPKRVGKYFDEAMLRIVVDLIHRQSGKLLEIVNFNVEAEQYVCAGHVRNIYILSGILDLLSRSATGPQLVASLRSASDPAITDVAKEIAVYLEKAPQLNNPTELKRGRATIPLQGIDVPFHSSHLRSGVSVYRRFLEERIQAENVQVDRLVGKFIPNVMGKPFAIDRSYLEEAAAVTGSSVLRELALAA, from the exons ATGGCCTCCACCCCCAGCTCTGGTTCCTATGATCTTGCGATCGTGACACCCACGGAAGACCATTCGTTGaggtctttttctctttcccaggGGAACGTCCAGCAAACATTCCTTGTATCGACACAGGACGGTGCTTTCCTGGACCAGCAAAAGGCCTCCTTCCTTCAGAGCTATTCGAAAGACCAGTCAattcttggcttggtctTTGAATTTTTGCAATTCCTGCTGGATGAAGCTTGCCCGCCAGCTCCCCTAGGAGCGTTCCTCGGCGCCATCGAGTCACAGTGCGTGAGAGACGCGAATATCCACGACCTGATTGTGTCCGAGCCAGAGGCCAAGAATATCATACGCACCTACTACCGCGCACATGCGGTTGCCGGTCTTAACCCCCGTCCAGCCCCCAGTGGACTCTTCAGCACCGTTAATATTGAAGCACACCGCATTTTGATGGCCTTCGGGGGCCAAGGGTCTACGAATCTTGTCTGTGTCGACGAACTGGCTGATCTATACTCACTGTACCAACCCTTGCTGGAGCCGCTGATCGCGTCAGTAGCGCCAGCCCTGGCAAGCCTTTCTCGAGAACCGTCCACGTTGCAGCACTACTTGGGCCGTGAGATTGATCTTTACTCCTGGTTGACTATTCCCGAGTCGCGTCCGGACCGGGCGTTTACAGCTACCGCCGCAGTCAGCTTCCCAATCATTGGCTTACTGGATATGGCGCATTACTATGTGCTTGGTAAATTACTCGACTCCGATTCCCCGAAGCGACTAAGGTCAGCGCTCCAAGGCCTCACGGGCCACTCGCAAGGAATTATCGTGGCTGCAGCCGTCGCTCAAGCCGACACGTGGGCGTCCTTTTTGGCGCAGGCACAATGGGCCATCCGCCTATTGTTTTGGATGGGTTATGAATGCCACACAGCCGCTCCTGCTTCTCCCCTCTCATCCGCCGCCATCAGGGATAGTATTGAGCACGGCGAGGGATCCCCCTCATGGCTCCTTAGTGTCCGAGGCCTGCGGTCGCCCGCTCTTGATGCGTTAATCACGGACTGCAATCGCCGTTTACCAGAATCCGAACACCTGTCCATCGGATTGATCAACACTGAGCGGAACATTGTGGTAGCCGGTTCTCCACGTTCCCTCCGCGGCTTATGTTTGCGGTTGCGAGAAATTGAAGCCGATGATGGTCAAGACCAAAGTCGGGTTCCTTTCCGTCAGCGCAAGCCTGTTGTCCATCATACCTTCCTTCCTGTTAGCGCTCCTTTCCATTCCAGCCACCTCCGTGCCGCTGCAGACCGCGTCAAGGAACGGTTTCCGGATGCCTCATCCCCCCAAGTGGGGGATCTCCTCACTGCTGTTTATCATACACGGACCGGCCAGGACATGCGCGAGATGTTCAGCCCATCGAATAACCTGATCCATAGCCTGGTCGAGGCAGTAGCCTGTGAGACCGTCGATTGGCCAGCAACCTTGCAAGTATCACGTTCCAAGCCGCCTTCCCACATTGTGCTTCTCAGCAGCAGCCGTCTCAGTGATCTCGTATCCGAAATTGTCGATGGCCGTGGAGTTCGTATCATCGCAGGAACAGTGCTAGCCCCAACGGACCCCGCCGTTCTCGGTGGGAAAGCGGAGTTACTAACCACGAAGCCCTCACAGGCGCCAACCCCTTGGGCGGAGCTCTTTAAAGCTCGACTCGTGGCCGGCCCAGACGGCAGGCCCATACTTGAGACGCGACTCAGTCAGTTGCTGCAAGCGCCCCCTATCATCACAGCTGGTATGACACCCACCACCGTACACTGGGACTTCGTGGCCGCGGTGATGCAGGCTGGCTATCACGTTGAGCTTGCCGGCGGTGGTTACTTTGACGCGGCTGGCATGACAACAGCTATTGAGAAACTAGCGGCCCACGTTCCCCCCGGCCGCGGCATCACCTGCAATCTCATCTATGCCAGCCCTCATTCGATTGCGTTTCAGATCCCCCTAATTCGCAGCATGATCCAACGCGGAATCCCCATAGATGGCTTGACAATTGGAGCGGGAGTTCCCTCGCAAGATGTGGTCAACGAATGGATCCAAACACTGGGGATCAAACACCTTTCCCTCAAACCAGGGTCCATCGCTGCTATATATGAGGTGATTGAAATCGCTAAAAAGCACCCGACCTTCCCCATTATTTTACAGTGGACCGGAGGCCGCGGTGGTGGCCATCACTCCTGTGAGGACTTCCACGAACCACTACTGCAGACCTATCGGGATATCCGCCGCTGTTCCAATTTGTATCTGGTTGTGGGCAGTGGGTTTGGCCAGGCGGACCAGATGCACCCCTATATCACGGGTGAATGGTCGCTGTCATTCGGTCGTCCCGTAATGCCCTGTGATGGTATCCTCATTGGCAGTCGGATGATGGTCGCCCGGGAGGCGCACACATCTCCGCAAGCAAAGGAATTGATCTTGGCAGCTGCCGGAGTGGCCGACTCGGAATGGGAACAGAGCTTCAAGAAGCCTACCGGTGGAGTGTTGACCGTTCAGTCGGAGATGGGTCAGCCGATCCACAAGCTGGCAACTCGTGGAGTTCGGTTGTGGCATGAGATGGATAAGACTATCTTCAGCTTGCCTCGGGACAAACGAGTCGCTGCACTCAATGCACGCAAGGCTGAAATTATACGTCGTTTGAGTGCTGATTTTGCCAAGCCGTGGTTTGGCTACAATGCTGCCGGTGATGCCGTCGATCTAGAGGACATGACATATACTGAAGTCATTGCTCGTTTGATCCGGCTAGTGTACGTTAGCCATCAGCACCGCTGGATTGACCCATCCTACCGTCAGCTCGTTTTAGACTTTACCTACAGAACGCTAGAACGTGTCTCCAACGCCGATTATGCGACGGATAAGCTTGACCTCAGTCAGCCGGAACAATTCGTCGAGCAGGTGCAACAACTCTGCCCCGCTGCAACTACACGTCGTCTACACCCAGACGATGTCCGCTTCTTTCTCACTATCTGCAAGCAGCGTGGTCGAAAGCCCGTCAACTTCATCCCAGCGTTGGATGAAGACTTCGAATACTGGTTCAAGAAAGATTCCCTGTGGCAGTCAGAGGATGTGGATTCAATCATCGACCAGGACGCTGACCGAGTATGTATCCTACAAGGCCCGGTGGCCGTGCAATATTCGCGTCGGGCAGATCAGTCAGCCAGGGAAATCCTTGATGAGATCCACCATGGGCTCGCAAACCATTTTGAGGAGGGTCCGTCTCAGTCGGATAGGCCTTCGTTAGCCATATCGGAAATGGTCTCCGCTAGGGTCACAGTGACAGAAAGCAATACCCATCGTATCATCCGTCCTACATCTGAAAGTTTGCCCTCTGTTGAAGACTGGCAAGCATTCCTGGCTAGTCAAGTCACAGGTAGCGTCCGAAGCGCTATTATGGCTGAGGAAGTCCTACGAGGTTCTCAGAGACAAGCGAATCCTTTGCGGCGAGTTCTGGAACCACGGACAGGGCAATCAATCCAGATTCCTCTGGACGGTCGCGATCTACGTCTGGTAGAGGATGCGAAGAACCGTCCGTTGGTACACATCAAGCCCAGTGGTGATCAGGAGGTTGCCGTAGACTTCTATTATTATGACTTCGTGGAGACCCCTGGCAACCTTCGATTCACGTACAAGTTTGACTCAAAGAGCCTTTCCCTGGTAGAAAATCTCGACGGGCGCGATGACCGAGTTAAATTGTTCTATGCCCATTTGTGGCTCGGTCGTGCCGATCTCAGTTACCACCGGCTGAGTGAGGTCTTCGAGGGCGAGGAAATCACCCTTTCTTCtgatcttcatcgtcaccttcaCAACGCTCTCCGTCATACAGTCCCAGATGCCACTGCATCCGCCACAACTAACACCTTACCCCTCGAGGCCGCGATTATTGCCGCTTGGAAACCCCTGATGGAACCACTATTTGTGGCGGAGCTCCAGGGCGACTTGCTCCGCCTAGTGCATCTCTCCAATAGCATCCGGTACACCCCTGGCGCTGCTCCACTAGAAGTCAACGATGTTGTCGCGACCAAATCACAAGTGCGTGCAGTGACCATCAAGGAGACCGGCAAGACGATCAGTGTTGAAGCACAGATCTTTCGGTCTAAGACGCTCGTGGCCACTGTGACTTCGGAGTTTTTTATCAAGGGATCTTTTTCCGACTACGAGACCACCTTCAGTCACCAAGATGAGGCCGCGATTGAACTAAAGGTACAGTCTGCCATAGACGAAGCCCTTCTACGGGACCGTGAATGGTTTCTCTTGGATGACCCTACCCagtcattgattgataaaACCCTCGTCTTCCGTCTACACACCGTGACCAGGTGGAAGGACCAATCTACCTTCACCAGCCTGAAAACCACTGGCTCGATCTACACCAAGCATTGGAATGGTACCGAGCAGAAAGTGGGAACCGTTGCATCTGAGGTGGTTGAATGTCATGGCAATCCTGTTATCGACTTCCTGCAGCGCAAGGGCACTGTGGTGCAAGAAAAAGTGCCTTTAAAGCATCCAGGCCTGATAGATAATGGATCGAGGACCATCCGCTTACCGCTTGATAATGCCCTGTACAGCTCCGTATCCAAGGACTACAATCCCATACACACCTCGTCCGTCTTTGCGCGTTTCGCAGACCTTCCCGGGACCATCACCCATGGCATGTATACCGCCGCTGTTTCCCGCGCCGTCACGGAATGTCTGGCAGCGGACGGCGAAACGGGTCGGCTACGAAGCTTCTCGGCGTCTTTCGTTGGGATGGTGTTACCAGGCGACCAACTGACGGTCCGTATCCGACATGAGGCTATGTGTCACGGCCGCATGGTGCTCTCCGTAGCGGCATACCGGGAGGGTACCGATGAGAAGGTGCTTCAGGGGGAGGCCGAAGTTGAGCAGCGCACTTCCGCGTACCTCTTTACCGGTCAGGGAAGCCAGGCACAGAACATGGGAATGCAGTTGTATGACTCAAGCGCAGTGGCCCGATCGGTGTGGGATGAGGTTGACCGCCGTCTGCTGGATCAATACG GCTGGTCAATTTTGAACGTTGTCCGCGCAAACCCCAAACAGATCACTATCCACTTCCGTGGGGCTCGTGGCAGACGCATCCGCGACAACTATCTAGCGATGAGGACCGAAACCCGAATGCCAGACGGCTCCACTCGGCTCGAACCTATCCTTCGCGATCTAACGGCCAAATCAGAGTCATATACCTTCTTCGACTCCCGAGGCCTGCTGTATGCCACGCAATTTGCTCAGCCCGCTATTCTGCTAATGGAAAAGGCGGCATTCGAGGATATGAAGGCAAATGGCCTCATCCAGGAGGGCGCTGCCTTCGCAGGACACTCTCTGGGTGAGTACGGAGTCCTAGCCTCATTGGTTGACTTCTTGCCCTTTGAAATGATGATGAGTGTCGTTTTCTATCGTGGGTTAGTCATGCAGTTCACCATGGAGCGCGACTCCAACGGACACACGGGTTTCTCTATGGTGGCAGTCAGTCCGAAGAGGGTGGGCAAAT ATTTCGATGAAGCCATGTTACGCATCGTTGTGGATTTGATTCACCGACAGAGTGGCAAACTGTTGGAAATCGTCAATTTCAATGTGGAAGCCGAGCAATATGTTTGTGCCGGACAC GTCCGCAATATTTACATTTTGAGCGGCATCCTCGACCTTCTGTCTCGATCCGCCACTGGTCCCCAGCTCGTAGCCTCACTCCGCAGCGCTTCTGATCCGGCCATCACTGACGTAGCCAAAGAAATTGCTGTCTATCTCGAAAAGGCACCCCAGCTGAACAATCCCACTGAATTGAAACGAGGCCGAGCAACCATCCCGTTGCAAGGCATCGACGTTCCCTTCCATTCGTCCCACCTGCGCTCCGGGGTGTCCGTCTACCGACGATTCTTAGAGGAGCGGATCCAAGCAGAGAATGTACAGGTGGACCGTCTAGTGGGCAAATTCATCCCCAATGTCATGGGGAAGCCGTTCGCGATTGATCGGTCATATCTAGAAGAGGCCGCAGCAGTCACAGGGAGTTCTGTGTTGAGGGAGCTGGCGCTAGCCGCTTGA